In Streptomyces sp. NBC_00704, a genomic segment contains:
- a CDS encoding TetR/AcrR family transcriptional regulator translates to MVTSRWTAAPAQAASPRRRGAVLERAILDAALEQLGTVGWNGLTMEGVAAGAQTGKAAVYRRWSSKEDLVAEALRAGLPRPDGAPDRGSVREDLLALCRDARDAMFSRPGLALRSVIHECDPHQAERFQVLIFEGVVEPTIRLLHDVISRGIRRGEVRSDAANSYVFDAMPAMMMYRSKISACEWEDRELEEMVDRLMLPLLRPDAP, encoded by the coding sequence ATGGTTACTTCGCGCTGGACGGCCGCCCCCGCTCAGGCGGCCTCCCCTCGCCGGCGCGGCGCCGTGCTCGAACGTGCGATTCTCGATGCCGCGCTGGAGCAGTTGGGCACGGTCGGCTGGAACGGCCTCACGATGGAGGGCGTCGCAGCCGGCGCCCAGACCGGCAAGGCCGCCGTCTACCGCCGCTGGTCCTCGAAGGAGGACCTCGTCGCCGAGGCCCTGCGGGCGGGGCTGCCGCGTCCGGACGGCGCACCGGACCGGGGGAGCGTGCGGGAGGACCTGCTGGCGCTGTGCCGTGACGCGCGCGACGCCATGTTCTCCCGCCCGGGCCTCGCGCTCCGCTCCGTGATTCACGAATGCGATCCGCATCAGGCGGAGCGCTTCCAGGTCCTGATCTTCGAAGGGGTCGTCGAACCGACGATCAGGCTCCTGCATGACGTCATCAGCAGGGGAATCCGGCGGGGTGAGGTCCGGTCCGACGCAGCGAACAGCTATGTCTTCGACGCCATGCCGGCCATGATGATGTACCGCTCGAAAATAAGCGCCTGCGAATGGGAAGATCGCGAACTCGAGGAGATGGTGGACCGGCTCATGCTCCCCCTGCTCCGGCCGGACGCACCCTGA
- a CDS encoding MFS transporter, with the protein MTTSQLIKDQKPGTARRAGHPGIALAVIAACQLMVVLDATIVNIALPHIQGALKFSTTDLTWVVSAYTLTFGGLLLLGARAGDILGRRRVFMAGILLFTFASLLGGLAQEPWQLLAARALQGMGGAIASPTSLALITTTFPEGPERNRAFGVFAAVSAGGGAIGLLAGGMLTQWLDWRWVLFVNVPIGILIATLAPMYINESERHPGRFDIAGALTSTTGMASLVYAFIRAAEEGWRDELTLGAFAAAAVLLVAFVFTERRAKEPITPLRMFTDRNRAGTYVIMLSLAAAMFGMFFYIVLFVQNVLGYSPIKAGLAFLPVTVAIAVGAGLSQRFLPVLGPKPFMVAGTALVVTGLTWQAFITPDSSYVNGVLGPMVIFGFGMGLNFVTATVTAVAGVAPHEAGAASGLLNAMQQVGGSLGLSILTTVFGTAAKDEGEKQLPKFLAEGSPEQKAEFARTHQLPAPWGHEVLAHGISSAFVPAAGMAVLALATAWFVIRVRKSDLEALSGTAAPVVG; encoded by the coding sequence GTGACAACCTCTCAGTTGATCAAAGACCAGAAACCGGGTACCGCCCGGCGGGCGGGACACCCGGGCATCGCGCTCGCCGTCATCGCAGCCTGCCAACTCATGGTGGTACTCGACGCGACGATTGTGAACATCGCGCTCCCGCACATTCAAGGAGCGCTGAAGTTCAGCACCACCGACCTCACCTGGGTGGTCAGCGCCTACACGCTCACTTTCGGCGGCCTGCTGCTGCTCGGCGCCCGCGCCGGCGACATCCTCGGCCGACGCCGGGTGTTCATGGCCGGCATCCTGCTCTTCACCTTCGCCTCGCTGCTCGGCGGACTGGCCCAGGAGCCGTGGCAGTTGCTGGCCGCGCGGGCGCTGCAGGGCATGGGAGGCGCCATCGCCTCGCCCACGTCGCTGGCGCTCATCACCACGACGTTCCCCGAAGGCCCCGAGCGCAACCGGGCCTTCGGCGTGTTCGCCGCGGTGTCCGCGGGCGGCGGCGCCATCGGACTGCTCGCCGGCGGCATGCTCACCCAGTGGCTCGACTGGCGCTGGGTGCTGTTCGTCAACGTGCCCATCGGGATACTCATCGCCACGCTCGCCCCGATGTACATCAACGAGTCCGAACGCCACCCCGGGCGCTTCGACATCGCCGGCGCGCTGACCTCCACGACCGGTATGGCCTCCTTGGTCTACGCCTTCATCAGGGCGGCGGAGGAAGGCTGGCGGGACGAGCTGACGCTCGGCGCCTTCGCGGCCGCGGCGGTCCTGCTGGTCGCCTTCGTGTTCACCGAGCGGCGCGCCAAGGAGCCGATCACCCCGCTCAGGATGTTCACCGACCGCAACCGCGCCGGCACGTACGTGATCATGCTGAGCCTCGCCGCGGCCATGTTCGGCATGTTCTTCTACATCGTGCTCTTCGTGCAGAACGTGCTGGGCTACAGCCCCATCAAGGCCGGCCTCGCGTTCCTCCCGGTCACGGTCGCCATCGCCGTCGGCGCGGGTCTGTCGCAGCGGTTCCTGCCGGTCCTCGGCCCCAAGCCGTTCATGGTCGCCGGAACCGCTCTCGTCGTGACCGGTCTCACCTGGCAGGCCTTCATCACCCCGGACAGCTCCTACGTGAACGGCGTGCTCGGCCCGATGGTGATTTTCGGTTTCGGCATGGGACTGAACTTCGTCACGGCGACGGTCACCGCGGTGGCGGGGGTCGCGCCGCACGAGGCCGGCGCCGCCTCCGGTCTGCTCAACGCCATGCAGCAGGTGGGCGGTTCGCTCGGTCTGTCCATCCTCACGACGGTCTTCGGCACGGCAGCCAAGGACGAGGGCGAGAAGCAACTGCCGAAGTTCCTCGCAGAGGGATCGCCGGAACAGAAGGCCGAGTTCGCCCGGACGCATCAACTGCCCGCGCCCTGGGGGCACGAGGTGCTCGCCCACGGCATCTCCTCGGCCTTCGTGCCGGCCGCCGGCATGGCCGTCCTCGCTCTGGCGACCGCCTGGTTCGTGATCCGGGTCCGCAAGAGCGACCTTGAGGCGCTGTCCGGCACGGCGGCCCCTGTGGTGGGCTGA
- a CDS encoding ADP-ribosylglycohydrolase family protein: MIADSSPAGRLERALASLRGLAVGDALGSQFFVPVNYPLLQRRELPPGPWQWTDDTEMACSVVAVLAAHHRIDQDALARSFAEHHDFDRGYGPAVNRLLRLVREGDDWRELSSALFNGQGSWGNGAAMRIAPLGAWYADDPEQATHQAEISSYPTHQHREAVVGAMAVAAAAALAGAPGGSPSAEALLDGVIALVPKSAVRAGLGRARDMLDYADAATVAAVLGCGRRTSAHDTVPFALWSAARALTDYETAFWTTAQVGGDVDTTCAIVGGVLAAGKAGGPPVAWTRQVEDLPEWLSASR, from the coding sequence ATGATCGCTGACTCCTCTCCCGCCGGGCGCCTGGAGCGCGCCCTGGCCAGCCTGCGCGGCCTCGCCGTGGGCGACGCACTGGGCTCCCAGTTCTTCGTGCCGGTGAACTATCCGCTGTTGCAGCGCCGCGAGCTGCCGCCCGGCCCCTGGCAGTGGACCGACGACACCGAGATGGCCTGCTCGGTGGTGGCCGTCCTCGCCGCGCACCATCGCATCGACCAGGACGCGCTGGCCCGGTCCTTCGCCGAGCACCACGACTTCGACCGCGGCTACGGCCCCGCCGTCAACCGCCTGCTCAGACTGGTCAGAGAGGGCGACGACTGGCGGGAACTGTCGTCCGCCCTCTTCAACGGGCAGGGATCGTGGGGCAACGGCGCCGCCATGCGGATCGCCCCCCTCGGCGCCTGGTACGCGGACGACCCCGAGCAGGCGACCCACCAGGCGGAGATCTCCTCCTACCCCACGCATCAGCACCGGGAGGCCGTGGTGGGGGCCATGGCCGTAGCCGCGGCCGCCGCGCTGGCGGGCGCTCCGGGCGGATCTCCCTCCGCCGAGGCGCTGCTGGACGGCGTCATCGCCCTGGTTCCCAAAAGCGCCGTTCGCGCGGGACTGGGGCGCGCCCGGGACATGCTCGACTACGCGGACGCGGCCACCGTGGCGGCCGTCCTGGGCTGCGGCAGACGCACGTCGGCCCATGACACCGTGCCGTTCGCGCTGTGGTCGGCCGCACGGGCCCTGACCGACTACGAGACGGCCTTCTGGACGACCGCGCAGGTCGGCGGGGACGTGGACACCACGTGCGCCATCGTCGGCGGGGTGCTCGCCGCGGGCAAGGCCGGGGGGCCGCCCGTCGCGTGGACACGGCAGGTGGAGGACCTGCCGGAGTGGCTGTCCGCCTCCCGGTGA
- a CDS encoding YdbC family protein, whose amino-acid sequence MLVKWIRCTVVDRRGFERGQRKWAGLLGEPGFRGQGGGWSRARPSVAHVFTFWESRAFYDSFMARSHDRLATAQSGTFKDPQVRLFDYRFDVKTGFEPRFTDSDLVRVALCRVHEERAEHFTLMQEKVWNPAMAGSPGMIRGLFAEAPGPEFLVLSMWRSQAEHGKYRTERVERLALRAQTEADVSSMTGDIVELESAWTV is encoded by the coding sequence GTGCTGGTCAAGTGGATTCGCTGCACCGTGGTGGACCGCCGCGGTTTCGAACGGGGACAGCGAAAGTGGGCGGGGCTTCTGGGGGAGCCGGGATTTCGGGGACAGGGCGGGGGCTGGAGCAGGGCACGGCCCTCCGTCGCGCATGTCTTCACGTTCTGGGAGAGCCGCGCCTTCTACGACTCCTTCATGGCCCGCTCCCACGACCGGCTGGCGACGGCCCAGTCGGGCACCTTCAAGGATCCCCAGGTACGGCTGTTCGACTACCGCTTCGACGTGAAGACCGGCTTCGAGCCCCGCTTCACCGACTCCGACCTGGTGCGGGTCGCCCTCTGCCGGGTCCACGAGGAACGCGCCGAGCACTTCACGCTGATGCAGGAGAAGGTGTGGAACCCGGCCATGGCCGGCTCTCCCGGCATGATCCGCGGCCTGTTCGCCGAGGCGCCCGGCCCCGAGTTCCTGGTCCTGTCGATGTGGCGCTCGCAGGCCGAACACGGAAAATACCGGACCGAACGAGTGGAGCGGCTCGCCCTGCGCGCGCAGACGGAGGCCGACGTCTCCTCCATGACCGGCGACATCGTCGAACTGGAGTCGGCCTGGACGGTGTGA
- a CDS encoding ribonuclease HII: MPYEPPTHTVERSLRATTGAKVIAGVDEVGRGAWAGPVTVCAAVTGLRRPPVGLTDSKLLTVKRRNELSEELLKWVTSYALGHASPEEIDELGMTAALRLAAGRALEALPVRPDAVILDGKHDYLGTPWRVRTVIKGDQSCVAVAAASVIAKVRRDKMMAELGAEHADFGFADNAGYPSPVHKAALEERGPTPYHRLSWAYLDALPQWRHLKKARSWAIGSAPEVEGQLGFDF; this comes from the coding sequence ATGCCGTACGAACCACCCACTCATACCGTCGAGCGCTCCCTTCGCGCCACGACCGGAGCCAAGGTCATCGCCGGCGTCGACGAGGTGGGCCGGGGTGCGTGGGCCGGGCCCGTGACCGTCTGCGCGGCCGTCACCGGACTCCGCCGACCGCCCGTCGGCCTCACCGACTCCAAGCTCCTCACCGTCAAGCGTCGCAACGAGCTGTCCGAGGAGCTGCTGAAGTGGGTGACGTCGTACGCCCTGGGGCACGCCTCGCCCGAGGAGATCGACGAACTCGGCATGACGGCCGCGCTGCGGCTCGCCGCCGGACGTGCCCTGGAAGCGCTCCCGGTCCGCCCGGACGCGGTGATCCTCGACGGCAAGCACGACTACCTCGGCACCCCCTGGCGGGTCCGCACGGTGATCAAGGGTGATCAGTCGTGCGTGGCCGTCGCGGCGGCCTCGGTGATCGCCAAGGTCCGGCGCGACAAAATGATGGCCGAACTGGGTGCCGAGCATGCAGACTTCGGCTTTGCGGACAACGCCGGGTACCCGTCACCCGTGCACAAGGCCGCACTGGAGGAGCGGGGGCCCACCCCGTACCACCGATTGTCGTGGGCGTATCTTGATGCGCTGCCCCAGTGGCGGCACCTCAAGAAGGCCCGCAGCTGGGCGATCGGAAGCGCTCCGGAGGTCGAAGGTCAACTCGGCTTCGACTTCTGA
- a CDS encoding RecQ family ATP-dependent DNA helicase, with protein sequence MEHTSNTDLRADADAVLARLVGDASGAARLREDQWRAIEALVADRRRALVVQRTGWGKSAVYFVATSLLRARGSGPTVIVSPLLALMRNQVDAAARAGIRARTINSSNTEEWETVQREIAAGEVDVLLVSPERLNNPDFRDQVLPALSAATGLLVVDEAHCISDWGHDFRPDYRRLRTMLTDLPQGVPVLATTATANARVTADVAEQLGTGGASDALVLRGPLDRESLSLNVLRLPDAAHRMAWLADHLDELPGSGIVYTLTVAAAEEVTAFLRQRGHVVASYTGRTENADRQQAEEDLLANKVKALVATSALGMGFDKPDLGFVVHLGSPSSPIAYYQQVGRAGRGVEHAEVLLLPGREDEAIWEYFASLAFPSEELVRRTLDVLAQAQRPVSLPALEPLVELRRSRLETMLKVLDVDGAVKRVKGGWLSTGLPWQYDTERYAWVARQRKAEQEAMRQYASTTECRMEFLQRQLDDEGAKPCGRCDNCAGARYTADTSSAALDAARTDLGRAGVEVEPRRMWPTGLAAIGMDLKGRIPASEQAAPGRALGRLSDIGWGNRLRPMLTPQAPDAQVPDDVARAVVEVLADWAKGPGGWASGAADASPRPVGVVTVASRTRPRLVHSLGARIAEVGRLPLLGEVEYTADASPISRSNSAQRLKALDGMLQVPPALAAALAETPGPVLLVDDYTETGWTLAVTARMLRRAGAQGVLPLVLAMQG encoded by the coding sequence ATGGAGCACACGAGCAACACGGATCTCCGGGCTGACGCCGACGCCGTCCTCGCCCGTCTCGTCGGCGACGCCTCGGGCGCGGCCCGGCTGCGGGAGGACCAGTGGCGGGCGATCGAGGCGCTGGTCGCAGACCGGCGTCGGGCCCTGGTGGTCCAGCGGACGGGATGGGGAAAGTCCGCGGTCTACTTCGTGGCGACCTCCCTGCTCCGCGCCCGTGGCTCCGGGCCCACCGTGATCGTCTCCCCCCTGCTCGCCCTGATGCGCAACCAGGTCGACGCCGCGGCCCGGGCCGGCATCCGTGCGCGGACCATCAACTCCTCGAACACGGAGGAGTGGGAGACCGTGCAGCGCGAGATCGCGGCGGGCGAGGTCGATGTCCTGCTGGTCAGTCCGGAGCGCCTCAACAACCCGGACTTCCGCGACCAGGTGCTGCCCGCGCTGTCCGCCGCCACCGGGCTGCTCGTGGTCGACGAGGCGCACTGCATCTCCGACTGGGGCCACGACTTCCGGCCGGACTACCGCCGGCTGCGGACGATGCTCACCGATCTTCCGCAGGGCGTGCCGGTCCTCGCGACGACCGCGACCGCCAATGCGCGCGTGACCGCGGACGTCGCCGAGCAGCTCGGCACCGGGGGCGCCTCGGACGCCCTGGTGCTGCGCGGACCGCTGGATCGCGAGAGCCTCAGCCTCAACGTGCTGCGGCTGCCCGACGCGGCGCACCGGATGGCCTGGCTCGCCGACCATCTCGACGAACTCCCCGGCTCCGGGATCGTCTACACGCTCACGGTGGCCGCGGCGGAGGAGGTCACCGCCTTCCTCCGGCAGCGCGGTCATGTCGTCGCCTCGTACACGGGCCGCACCGAGAACGCCGACCGGCAGCAGGCGGAGGAGGATCTGCTGGCCAACAAGGTGAAGGCGCTGGTCGCGACCTCCGCCCTCGGCATGGGTTTCGACAAACCCGACCTGGGGTTCGTCGTACACCTCGGCTCCCCCTCCTCCCCCATCGCGTACTACCAGCAGGTCGGCCGTGCCGGACGTGGTGTCGAGCACGCGGAGGTGCTGCTGCTGCCGGGACGGGAGGACGAGGCGATCTGGGAGTACTTCGCGTCGCTCGCCTTCCCGTCCGAGGAGCTGGTGCGACGCACTCTTGACGTTCTCGCGCAGGCGCAGCGCCCCGTGTCCCTGCCCGCCCTGGAACCCTTGGTGGAACTGCGCCGTTCCCGTCTGGAGACCATGCTCAAGGTTCTCGACGTCGACGGGGCGGTGAAGCGGGTCAAGGGCGGCTGGCTGTCCACCGGCCTGCCGTGGCAGTACGACACCGAGCGGTACGCGTGGGTCGCGCGGCAGCGCAAGGCCGAGCAGGAGGCGATGCGGCAGTACGCGTCGACGACGGAGTGCCGGATGGAGTTCCTCCAGCGCCAGCTGGACGACGAAGGCGCCAAGCCGTGCGGCCGATGCGACAACTGCGCGGGAGCCCGATACACAGCCGACACGTCCTCCGCCGCGCTGGACGCCGCACGGACGGACCTGGGCCGTGCGGGCGTCGAGGTGGAGCCCCGCCGGATGTGGCCCACCGGACTGGCGGCGATCGGCATGGACCTCAAGGGGCGCATCCCGGCGAGCGAGCAGGCGGCGCCCGGGAGGGCCCTGGGGCGTCTGTCGGACATCGGCTGGGGCAACCGGCTGCGCCCGATGCTGACCCCGCAGGCCCCGGACGCGCAGGTTCCGGACGACGTGGCCAGAGCCGTGGTGGAGGTGCTGGCGGACTGGGCGAAGGGGCCCGGCGGTTGGGCCTCCGGAGCGGCGGACGCCTCACCGCGCCCGGTCGGCGTGGTCACCGTCGCCTCCCGCACCCGACCGCGACTGGTCCACTCGCTGGGCGCGCGGATCGCGGAAGTCGGCCGGCTGCCCCTGCTCGGCGAGGTGGAATACACCGCCGACGCCTCGCCGATCTCCCGCAGCAACAGCGCCCAGCGCCTCAAGGCCCTCGACGGCATGCTGCAAGTGCCCCCCGCGCTCGCCGCCGCACTCGCCGAGACCCCGGGCCCGGTCCTCCTCGTGGACGACTACACGGAGACGGGCTGGACCCTCGCGGTCACCGCCCGGATGCTGCGACGGGCAGGCGCGCAAGGGGTGTTGCCGCTGGTTCTGGCCATGCAGGGCTGA
- a CDS encoding histidine phosphatase family protein encodes MARPRRIVLVRHGESTGNVDDTVYEREPDHALALTERGRKQAEETGKHLREVFGRERVSVYVSPYRRTHETLQAFHLHPELIRVREEPRLREQDWGNWQDRDDVQLQKTYRDAYGHFFYRFAQGESGADVYDRVGGFLESLFRSFEAPDHPPNVLLVTHGLAMRLFCMRWFHWTVAEFESLANPGNAEMRMLVLQDDDRYALDRPFDRWREPAPYGITGDRVGER; translated from the coding sequence ATGGCACGACCACGGCGCATCGTCCTTGTCCGGCACGGGGAGTCAACGGGCAATGTTGATGACACCGTCTACGAACGTGAACCCGACCACGCACTGGCCCTGACCGAGCGGGGCCGCAAGCAGGCCGAGGAGACGGGAAAGCACCTGCGGGAGGTCTTCGGCCGCGAGCGGGTCAGTGTGTACGTCTCCCCCTACCGGCGCACGCACGAGACCCTGCAGGCCTTCCACCTCCATCCCGAGCTGATACGGGTCCGCGAGGAGCCCCGGCTGCGTGAGCAGGACTGGGGGAACTGGCAGGACCGCGACGACGTCCAGTTGCAGAAGACCTACCGCGACGCCTACGGGCACTTCTTCTACCGCTTCGCGCAGGGCGAGAGCGGAGCGGACGTCTACGACCGGGTCGGCGGCTTCCTGGAGAGCCTGTTCCGCAGCTTCGAGGCCCCCGACCACCCGCCGAACGTCCTGCTGGTGACCCACGGCCTGGCCATGCGCCTGTTCTGCATGCGCTGGTTCCACTGGACGGTCGCCGAATTCGAATCCCTCGCGAATCCGGGGAACGCGGAGATGCGGATGCTCGTTCTGCAGGACGACGACCGGTACGCCCTCGACCGGCCCTTCGACCGCTGGCGGGAACCGGCGCCCTACGGGATCACCGGGGATAGAGTGGGTGAAAGATGA
- a CDS encoding TerD family protein: MSGLNKGIRKIEMALKWDPSPAGQAPTDLDVVAATYLESDPHGDPAYVVHFDSRSPDGTIYLNRDSKDGKGFGWDEVMTLELDRLDARYARVVVGVVIQQNPQPRTFVGVHNPAFRIREGYTVLDEGEFGDVLGATAATVGEFVRETSDSWSFHPGIRGFEDDPATFTRVMGRVHRS; encoded by the coding sequence GTGAGCGGCCTCAACAAGGGCATCCGCAAGATCGAGATGGCGCTGAAGTGGGATCCCAGTCCGGCGGGGCAGGCGCCCACCGACCTGGACGTCGTGGCGGCGACCTACCTGGAGAGCGATCCACACGGCGACCCCGCCTATGTGGTGCACTTCGACAGCCGCTCGCCCGACGGCACGATCTATCTCAACCGGGACAGCAAGGACGGCAAGGGCTTCGGCTGGGACGAGGTCATGACGCTGGAGCTCGACCGTCTGGACGCGCGGTACGCGCGCGTGGTCGTGGGCGTCGTCATCCAGCAGAACCCCCAGCCCCGGACGTTCGTCGGGGTCCACAACCCCGCCTTCCGCATAAGGGAGGGCTACACCGTCCTGGACGAGGGCGAGTTCGGCGACGTCCTGGGCGCGACCGCGGCGACCGTCGGTGAGTTCGTGCGCGAGACGTCCGACAGCTGGTCGTTCCACCCCGGGATACGGGGCTTCGAGGACGACCCGGCGACGTTCACCCGCGTCATGGGCCGGGTGCACCGGTCCTGA